CGATGCTGTGTAAGTGTTTTGGCAGGGACGGCTGGTTCTTTAGGTGTTACAGAGGAAAGGAGATGGTCGCATATTATTTTCCTTAGGAGGGGGATTAATTTATTATGCAACAAGATCAGCAAAACAAGAAACGAAAAGGATCTGTTATTACTTCAGATTATAATTACATTGCAATCATAAGGGGGGAACAGTACAAAGGGATTAAATATTTATCGCAATTGAAGGATAGAACACACCGTCTGTATGACAGTAAGAACAAGGAGAAAAAAAGCAGCAACAACAGAGATGCCAGTCCATGGATTGTTGAAATAAACCTGCTTCAAGGTTGCCTTCCACTCGTGCCTACGCTTTCTGCAATGTAAAGTCAGCTCTTCGCAGATACCGGAAAGAAAACCATCTGCATTGACATAACTTTCTTTATGAAGTTTGCAAAGGAGATTTGACACTGCTTCGTCACTGTTTAGCAGATTTTTCAAATTCTCTTTATGAGCAAGTAGTACAACATCATTGGGAGCCCTGACAAGGCAGCTGATGAAAGTAATATAGTCACTTACAAAATGATCCTTAGGCTTATAATGGCATTTCTCAAAGGCCTTGAGATTTCTGAATAAGATTTCTGTACGGCCGTGTATTTTTAGCTGTGGAATTTCTAGAATCCCATTACTGAATGTAACATCTAATAGTGACCTTTGTTCTGGATGCATGAACTTCACTCCAGATTGATGGAGCTCCGTTGCAGTGGGTGCTCTTAAAATACCTGTTCCTTGCTTATGACGGTGCCGCACCTTAGGCCGCTGACACTTTCTTATAAAGTGAACGAAATGTAGGACCTTGGAGGAATCGAGTTGTTCCCAACTGTCTTCTTTTACCCAGTCATCCATTATTGTTCGTAAAAACAGACAGGTAAGCTTAATAAGGGTACGGTTATCAGGATTGGCATGATTTTCTACCCGCTCAAACAACTTCTTGAGGATGAAGAATGGAAGCTGATTTTCAAGCAAGCACATATCCCACAGCACGTCAACTAACTTAAATGGAGGATAGAAAATGTGGTCACGACGTCTCATTTTATAAATCCCTCTCCGGTACTTCAGTTTCAGTAAGAGCATAATAATGAAGACAGCATCCACTAAGATTATTGTTGCGAAGCCTTCCCTCCAATGACCAACGGTTTCGGCATAACTATCACGTAATTTCGCTTCATTCAACTTGATAATGTCAATTAAATCTTCCACACGTACCTTGTTCAGTTTAAGAAACTGCTGCAGGTACATTATTTTGTGGTTTTCCATAGCTTCTAGATTTTCTTCGTTATGGTGAAAAGGGCCTATTGAGACTACTCGAGGTGCACATGCCTTCGCATTTAACTCCCGCAATGGTTCGGGGACTCTATAGATGCAGCATGCCCCGGAGAAAGCCTTCTTGATCTCCAATTTCTCCGTCAGAGAATCGGCTATAATACTGATATCAAGTGAAACTTCATCGCTCCGATCTGGGTCACCCGGACTGGGCACATACGATGGCTCCCTTGGCTGTTCCAAAATAATATTTGCACGAAATCAAATTCGAACAATATTCTCTTAAATCACGTCTTAATTTTCACAAGTTC
This region of Populus alba chromosome 3, ASM523922v2, whole genome shotgun sequence genomic DNA includes:
- the LOC118037871 gene encoding UPF0481 protein At3g47200-like encodes the protein LEQPREPSYVPSPGDPDRSDEVSLDISIIADSLTEKLEIKKAFSGACCIYRVPEPLRELNAKACAPRVVSIGPFHHNEENLEAMENHKIMYLQQFLKLNKVRVEDLIDIIKLNEAKLRDSYAETVGHWREGFATIILVDAVFIIMLLLKLKYRRGIYKMRRRDHIFYPPFKLVDVLWDMCLLENQLPFFILKKLFERVENHANPDNRTLIKLTCLFLRTIMDDWVKEDSWEQLDSSKVLHFVHFIRKCQRPKVRHRHKQGTGILRAPTATELHQSGVKFMHPEQRSLLDVTFSNGILEIPQLKIHGRTEILFRNLKAFEKCHYKPKDHFVSDYITFISCLVRAPNDVVLLAHKENLKNLLNSDEAVSNLLCKLHKESYVNADGFLSGICEELTLHCRKRRHEWKATLKQVYFNNPWTGISVVAAFFLLVLTVIQTVCSILQLR